A stretch of Chloracidobacterium validum DNA encodes these proteins:
- the cas4g/cas1g gene encoding CRISPR-associated endonuclease Cas4g/Cas1g, which yields MDALATTPELIPARMLNEYVYCPRLFYLEYVQREWATNLDVLQGRYVHRRVDQAAGRVPRAEAVTAEVAIHARSVEIGSEELGAVAVIDVLESDDGQLVPVDYKKGSAPDLPEGAWEPERIQVCLQGLLLRANGYVSNYGVIYYVGDKTRVRVEFTPALVTRTKQLLADARALAVAGSLPPPLVNSNKCPRCSLVGICLPDELNHVQQVTGSRPTAETAHGSDKAGSVAPDVAPARREIRRLFPARDDNKAVYVQGQGYTLGLRGATLEIRDKGQAVDAVRLFEVSQLNIFGNVQLSAQALRALASQEIPILHLSYGGWLQAVTAPPPHKNIELRCRQFQAAADPAFCLKLAKALVGGKIRNSRLLLRRNGRRLPPEALSQLVALRDLVERGTSLAELLGVEGSAAREYFRYFSTMFKLPPDDAPPFDFTGRNRRPPKDPINALLSFGYSLLVKEMVVAVLGVGFDPYLGFYHQPRYGRPALALDLMEEFRPLVADSVVITVINNGEIGPDDFLQRGEAVALLPRARKVFIEAFERRLDQLVTHPVFGYQVSYRRVFEIQARLLARTLTGEIPRYIPFVTR from the coding sequence ATGGATGCTTTGGCAACGACACCTGAACTCATCCCGGCGCGCATGCTCAACGAATATGTCTATTGCCCGCGTCTATTTTACCTGGAGTATGTTCAGCGCGAATGGGCAACCAACCTGGATGTGCTTCAGGGGCGCTACGTTCACCGCCGGGTTGACCAGGCAGCCGGGCGCGTACCTCGGGCTGAAGCCGTCACGGCTGAAGTGGCGATTCATGCGCGGTCGGTCGAAATTGGTTCGGAAGAACTCGGCGCGGTTGCCGTCATTGACGTGCTTGAAAGTGACGATGGGCAGCTTGTGCCGGTGGACTATAAAAAAGGCAGCGCGCCGGACTTGCCGGAGGGAGCGTGGGAACCGGAACGCATCCAGGTTTGCTTGCAGGGTCTCTTGCTGCGCGCCAACGGTTACGTCTCCAACTATGGCGTCATTTATTACGTGGGTGACAAAACGCGCGTCCGGGTTGAGTTTACACCGGCGCTGGTCACGCGGACGAAGCAGCTTTTGGCCGACGCGCGCGCGTTGGCGGTAGCCGGCAGCTTGCCGCCGCCGTTGGTCAACTCAAACAAGTGCCCGCGCTGTTCACTGGTTGGCATTTGTTTGCCGGACGAGCTCAACCACGTTCAGCAGGTAACTGGTAGCCGACCGACGGCAGAGACGGCTCATGGGTCGGACAAGGCGGGGTCGGTTGCGCCTGACGTAGCGCCTGCGCGGCGTGAAATCCGGCGCTTGTTTCCGGCACGGGACGACAACAAGGCGGTGTATGTCCAGGGGCAAGGTTACACACTTGGGCTGAGGGGTGCCACGCTTGAGATCCGCGACAAGGGACAAGCGGTGGACGCCGTGCGTTTGTTTGAGGTCAGTCAGCTCAATATCTTTGGCAACGTTCAGCTTTCCGCCCAGGCGCTGCGCGCGTTGGCCAGCCAGGAGATTCCCATTCTGCACCTGAGTTACGGTGGATGGCTTCAGGCGGTGACCGCTCCACCGCCTCACAAAAACATCGAGTTACGCTGCCGTCAGTTTCAAGCTGCCGCGGACCCAGCGTTTTGCTTGAAGCTGGCCAAGGCGTTGGTTGGAGGAAAAATTCGCAACAGCCGTTTGCTGCTTCGGCGGAATGGACGCCGCCTGCCCCCGGAAGCGCTTTCCCAGTTGGTGGCGTTGCGCGACCTCGTCGAGCGGGGCACCAGCTTGGCGGAGCTATTGGGGGTGGAAGGCAGCGCCGCGCGCGAGTACTTCCGGTATTTTTCGACGATGTTCAAGTTGCCGCCGGATGACGCGCCGCCATTTGACTTCACGGGCCGCAACCGTCGTCCGCCCAAAGACCCCATCAACGCCCTGCTTTCATTTGGCTACAGTTTGTTGGTCAAGGAAATGGTGGTGGCCGTGTTGGGGGTTGGGTTTGACCCCTACCTTGGCTTTTATCATCAACCACGTTATGGACGCCCGGCGCTCGCGCTGGATTTGATGGAAGAGTTTCGTCCCTTGGTGGCGGACTCAGTCGTTATCACCGTTATCAACAACGGCGAGATTGGCCCGGATGACTTCCTCCAGCGGGGTGAAGCTGTGGCGCTTCTTCCACGCGCGCGAAAGGTGTTCATTGAGGCTTTTGAGCGGCGGCTTGACCAACTGGTGACACATCCGGTCTTTGGTTATCAAGTGAGTTATCGCCGGGTATTTGAAATTCAGGCACGGCTTTTGGCCCGAACGCTTACCGGGGAAATTCCACGCTACATTCCGTTTGTTACGCGCTGA
- a CDS encoding type I-G CRISPR-associated protein, Cas3-extension family: protein MTQGLRELVLRGLDGMTPLGFLAALGLVNVLRHQAETSDIELAWTTDDGGWVAKLRSSAVLDQQGLLDGLDRALVKALAAHPAKLYEAQKEKFVSVRRAATRFQRQEVDFLAAIGSNLASDEATSQLQTTRRDYHLGNIVSILKNTQRDHLRRTLFKPWDYADPLENQSLHLDPSEDRRHAYQWNKPSGDPNRRKRGGMLGANRLALEALGWFPTWPVGGALKTLGFSGFGKDETRWTWPIWTPFVPADLIPSLLALAPLQDDPIAEADRRRLRQMGVVAAYRVQRILVKKTPNFTPARKVV from the coding sequence ATGACGCAGGGATTGCGCGAGCTGGTTTTACGCGGACTCGATGGCATGACGCCACTTGGGTTTCTGGCGGCGCTGGGGCTGGTCAACGTGCTGCGCCATCAGGCAGAAACGTCCGACATCGAACTGGCCTGGACAACCGACGATGGCGGGTGGGTTGCCAAGCTCCGCAGCTCGGCAGTGCTTGACCAACAGGGCTTGCTTGATGGGCTTGACCGCGCGTTGGTCAAGGCACTGGCGGCCCATCCGGCGAAGCTCTACGAAGCGCAGAAGGAAAAATTTGTGTCTGTTCGCCGTGCGGCGACACGGTTTCAGCGGCAGGAAGTGGATTTCCTGGCGGCGATTGGAAGCAACCTCGCGTCAGACGAGGCGACCAGTCAACTTCAAACCACGCGCCGGGATTATCACCTTGGCAACATCGTTTCTATTTTGAAGAACACCCAGCGCGACCACCTGCGCCGAACGCTTTTCAAGCCGTGGGATTATGCCGACCCACTTGAGAATCAATCGCTGCACCTTGACCCGTCGGAAGATCGCCGCCATGCCTACCAATGGAACAAGCCATCTGGGGACCCCAATCGCCGCAAGCGGGGTGGGATGCTCGGCGCGAATCGGCTGGCACTAGAGGCGCTGGGGTGGTTTCCGACCTGGCCCGTTGGCGGCGCGCTCAAAACGCTTGGCTTTAGCGGCTTCGGCAAGGACGAAACCCGCTGGACGTGGCCCATCTGGACGCCCTTTGTCCCGGCCGACCTTATTCCGTCGTTACTGGCTCTGGCGCCGTTGCAGGACGACCCAATTGCCGAAGCTGACCGACGGCGGCTGCGTCAGATGGGCGTGGTGGCGGCTTACCGCGTCCAACGGATTCTGGTCAAGAAAACACCCAACTTCACACCGGCCCGCAAGGTTGTGTGA
- the cas3g gene encoding type I-G CRISPR-associated helicase/endonuclease Cas3g encodes MTRVTIDDFEAFFREVHATAPYPWQRRLAAQVVAGNWPEVIDLPTGSGKTATLDIGVFALACQADCEPNKRTAPRRFFFCVNRRVIVDEAYRRALRLAQSLLAAEQSPQRYPTLARVAAALRAISTLRPESAPPLDVLELRGGLYRDNRWARSATQPLIVCTTVDQFGSRLLFRGYGVSAGAAPIQAGLAAYDSLVLLDEAHISRPFLQTLQAVRDYLDPAQWAERDIGVRPLVVVSMTATPVVGAAQSFQLDSEDRATPRLKQILKATKPARLVRVPDIVKAIVTEVQTLADQIRTGACPDAQFPLFGEGAPGGCAIGVMVNRVATAKAVHEALHKAFPNASVELVIGAMRPIDRDAQQARLSARIGSDRPDHSAELSIVVSTQCLEVGADYDVDVLITECAALDALRQRMGRLNRRGRPIQAQAVILMDEKSLEAKQADPIYGEALGQTWAWLQQVAVNNVVDFGIEAFDGLLAAHGANGRLPAACLGPSARRDAAALLPAYLDVLVQTSPRPSLDPQVALFLHGSQPGEPDAQVCWRADLSAFSPEAWGEVVSLLPPTAAECMTVPMSRLRRWLTGEDRKKDDVSDLLGVGEAADDRPKSLLPERRGLLWRGLEEHRRLVAVDDIQPGDTVVLPVEVGGWEALGHLPPGALPDVAEEAARPARDRAVVRLHPALFDGRLETPTLKALFEHMADPEATLNLDDWRAALRELADEVEQHSEREQFARLIDNLRRLATPELGLLREPYPDRRGYVLVTRKRLGAAVDWATPLIDEGEDERSYVTCAEPVTLADHSRDVREEIRRTIQALPLTIRQDVLLAAAEGHDWGKADERFQALLRRADCTEVWLLDASPQRLLAKSDGFPLTPYERQQARERAGLPSGFRHEMLSVTMLEAAQPALPFNAEERDLVLYLVGTHHGRGRPFAPVVVDLEATDIDFTATLLDQTYAVRLTGRQRADRAPHRLDSGIGARFWRMQRRYGWWGAAYLEAVLRLADQQASADEEAGLTSQPQTFYATGGDT; translated from the coding sequence ATGACGCGCGTTACGATAGATGACTTTGAAGCTTTTTTCCGTGAAGTTCATGCGACCGCTCCCTACCCTTGGCAGCGTCGGCTGGCAGCGCAAGTCGTGGCCGGGAACTGGCCTGAGGTTATTGATTTGCCGACTGGTAGCGGCAAGACGGCAACGCTCGACATCGGGGTGTTTGCCCTGGCCTGTCAAGCAGACTGTGAACCGAACAAGCGCACCGCCCCACGGCGCTTCTTTTTTTGCGTCAACCGGCGCGTCATCGTGGATGAGGCTTACCGGCGCGCGCTGCGCTTGGCGCAAAGCCTTCTCGCGGCCGAACAGTCCCCACAGCGTTATCCAACCCTGGCCAGGGTGGCGGCTGCATTGCGCGCGATTTCAACGCTGCGGCCGGAAAGTGCGCCACCGCTCGACGTGCTTGAACTACGCGGCGGTCTGTACCGTGACAACCGGTGGGCGCGGTCGGCGACCCAACCGCTCATCGTCTGCACGACTGTTGACCAGTTTGGGTCACGGCTGTTGTTTCGCGGCTACGGTGTCTCGGCCGGGGCGGCGCCGATTCAAGCTGGACTGGCTGCCTATGACAGTCTCGTACTGCTCGACGAAGCTCACATCAGCCGTCCGTTTCTCCAAACCTTGCAGGCTGTCCGCGATTATCTTGACCCAGCGCAGTGGGCGGAACGGGACATCGGCGTGCGGCCGCTGGTGGTGGTTTCGATGACCGCCACTCCAGTGGTAGGCGCTGCCCAGAGCTTTCAACTCGACTCGGAAGACCGCGCTACGCCGCGGCTGAAGCAGATACTCAAGGCGACCAAGCCGGCGCGACTGGTGCGCGTGCCGGACATCGTGAAGGCCATCGTCACTGAGGTTCAGACACTGGCCGACCAGATCAGGACCGGCGCTTGCCCGGACGCGCAGTTTCCGCTCTTTGGCGAGGGTGCTCCAGGTGGATGCGCCATTGGGGTCATGGTCAATCGCGTAGCCACGGCGAAGGCCGTTCACGAGGCGCTGCACAAGGCATTCCCGAACGCCAGCGTGGAACTCGTCATTGGGGCGATGCGGCCGATTGACCGCGACGCCCAGCAGGCGCGACTCAGCGCACGCATTGGGTCCGACCGTCCCGACCACAGCGCCGAGTTGAGCATCGTGGTTTCAACCCAGTGCCTTGAAGTCGGCGCGGACTACGACGTTGACGTGCTCATCACCGAGTGCGCGGCGCTTGACGCGCTCCGCCAGCGCATGGGGCGTCTCAACCGGCGCGGACGCCCGATTCAGGCCCAGGCGGTCATCCTCATGGATGAAAAATCGCTCGAAGCCAAGCAGGCTGATCCGATTTACGGCGAGGCTCTCGGTCAGACGTGGGCGTGGCTGCAACAGGTTGCTGTCAACAATGTTGTGGATTTCGGCATTGAGGCTTTTGACGGCCTCTTGGCGGCTCATGGAGCAAACGGCCGGCTGCCGGCGGCTTGCCTGGGCCCGTCAGCGCGACGTGACGCGGCCGCGTTGCTTCCGGCATACCTCGACGTGCTGGTTCAGACCAGTCCGCGGCCATCGCTTGACCCGCAGGTTGCGCTCTTTCTTCACGGCTCGCAGCCCGGTGAACCGGATGCGCAAGTTTGCTGGCGCGCCGATCTCAGCGCCTTTTCGCCCGAAGCTTGGGGTGAAGTCGTGAGCTTGCTTCCGCCGACGGCCGCCGAATGCATGACCGTCCCGATGTCGCGCTTGCGGCGGTGGCTGACTGGAGAGGATCGGAAGAAGGACGATGTCAGCGACCTGTTGGGGGTTGGCGAAGCGGCTGACGACCGGCCCAAAAGCCTTCTACCGGAACGGCGTGGCTTGCTCTGGCGCGGACTGGAGGAGCATCGCCGGCTTGTTGCCGTAGATGACATACAGCCGGGCGACACCGTTGTTTTGCCCGTTGAAGTCGGTGGTTGGGAAGCGCTGGGCCATCTGCCGCCGGGCGCCTTGCCCGATGTTGCCGAGGAAGCGGCCCGTCCGGCCCGCGACCGGGCTGTTGTGCGACTGCATCCGGCCCTTTTCGACGGCCGCCTTGAGACACCAACCCTGAAAGCGCTGTTTGAGCACATGGCCGACCCCGAAGCAACGCTCAACCTGGATGACTGGCGTGCGGCCCTGCGCGAGCTTGCCGATGAGGTTGAGCAACACTCCGAGCGCGAGCAGTTTGCGCGGTTGATAGACAACCTGCGCCGGTTGGCAACTCCCGAGCTTGGACTCCTGCGCGAACCTTATCCTGACCGGCGCGGCTACGTTTTGGTGACGCGCAAGCGGTTGGGCGCGGCTGTGGACTGGGCAACCCCGCTGATAGATGAGGGTGAGGATGAACGGTCCTACGTCACTTGTGCCGAGCCGGTGACGCTGGCCGACCACAGTCGGGATGTCCGGGAGGAAATCCGGCGGACGATTCAGGCGTTGCCTCTGACGATTCGGCAAGACGTTCTGTTAGCGGCAGCGGAAGGACATGACTGGGGCAAGGCGGATGAACGGTTTCAGGCGTTGCTGCGCCGGGCCGATTGCACTGAAGTCTGGCTTCTGGATGCCTCCCCGCAGAGGTTGTTGGCTAAATCTGACGGGTTTCCGCTGACACCTTATGAACGGCAGCAAGCACGGGAGCGGGCTGGTCTGCCTTCGGGCTTTCGGCATGAGATGCTGTCGGTGACGATGCTGGAAGCGGCCCAGCCGGCGCTCCCCTTCAACGCCGAAGAACGTGACCTCGTGCTGTACTTGGTCGGGACGCACCATGGCCGCGGCCGTCCCTTTGCGCCGGTGGTCGTGGATTTGGAGGCGACCGATATTGATTTCACGGCCACGCTACTTGACCAGACCTATGCCGTCCGGCTCACGGGGCGGCAGCGGGCAGACCGGGCGCCGCACCGACTGGACTCAGGCATCGGTGCGCGCTTCTGGCGCATGCAACGCCGCTATGGCTGGTGGGGCGCGGCCTATTTGGAGGCGGTGCTCCGTTTGGCCGACCAGCAGGCCAGCGCTGATGAAGAGGCCGGGCTGACTTCCCAACCACAAACGTTCTATGCGACCGGAGGTGACACATGA
- the csb2 gene encoding type I-G CRISPR-associated protein Csb2 — MTMLTLAWRYLTGYARATDPATRNAPEWPPHPARVWLALAATFFETGANPAEGEALVWLASLPDPALWLPATGGSRRRTTTVYVPVNDRPEGTGQLQSAPLTRSKQPRTFPTVWVGDAPCYLHWPDAPGAEAHRPALAQLCAKVTRLGHSASLVQMWVADAPPTPEAGFVCWLPETDTEDWLADHQLRRLHEASSLERLREAFAAGRHPTIGLATGYRPQRDNPRAAMTALKATAFDQDLFVLAQTDGPSLPVEAALQVTQALRATLMRGSPQQPPPAWLSGHEADGQPLADGRGHLAFLPLPFVGYEHADGRLLGVALAFPPDIPRPKRGAILRPSILDARGQPAAIQLKLGRLGVWVLRKRAWDDTRATLRPETWTAFPEGAICWASVTPVVLDRFPKANRLLERAAWEAEVGQLLFTACRRAGLPEPVVIDFDPTSWHVGAPRAVAKERPLRGQTLPRPAQAKFGGGFPPYLVKGATAPKPQLHVFLQFAEPVVGPVLLGAGRFFGYGLFKPLKPRHPRS; from the coding sequence ATGACAATGTTGACGCTTGCCTGGCGGTACCTGACCGGCTACGCGCGCGCCACCGATCCGGCGACGCGCAACGCGCCTGAGTGGCCGCCGCATCCAGCGCGCGTCTGGCTGGCGCTGGCGGCCACCTTTTTTGAAACCGGGGCGAACCCGGCTGAAGGCGAGGCGTTGGTGTGGTTGGCTTCACTTCCCGACCCGGCGCTTTGGTTGCCGGCAACGGGTGGCAGCCGGCGGCGCACAACGACCGTCTATGTCCCAGTCAATGACCGGCCTGAAGGCACGGGCCAACTGCAATCGGCTCCCCTCACCCGAAGCAAACAACCACGCACCTTCCCAACCGTATGGGTCGGCGATGCGCCGTGTTACCTGCACTGGCCCGACGCTCCCGGCGCAGAAGCCCACCGGCCGGCGCTGGCGCAGCTTTGTGCCAAGGTCACGCGCTTGGGACATTCTGCTTCGCTTGTCCAGATGTGGGTGGCTGACGCGCCCCCCACGCCTGAAGCCGGCTTTGTGTGTTGGTTGCCTGAAACGGACACCGAGGACTGGTTGGCCGACCATCAACTGCGCCGGCTGCATGAGGCTTCTTCGCTGGAACGCTTGCGTGAAGCTTTTGCAGCGGGACGCCATCCGACCATCGGGTTGGCAACCGGCTATCGGCCGCAGCGGGATAACCCCAGAGCGGCAATGACGGCCTTGAAGGCGACGGCCTTTGATCAGGACTTGTTTGTGTTGGCCCAGACCGATGGCCCTAGCCTGCCGGTTGAAGCTGCGCTTCAGGTGACGCAAGCCCTGCGGGCGACCTTGATGCGAGGCTCTCCGCAGCAACCGCCTCCGGCGTGGCTCAGCGGTCACGAGGCTGACGGCCAACCACTGGCCGATGGGCGTGGACACCTGGCATTCCTGCCACTGCCCTTTGTCGGCTACGAACATGCCGACGGTCGGCTGCTCGGCGTCGCGCTGGCCTTTCCGCCGGACATCCCCCGTCCCAAACGGGGTGCCATCCTGCGCCCGTCCATCCTCGACGCGCGGGGACAACCGGCCGCCATCCAGCTCAAGCTCGGACGGCTCGGCGTTTGGGTCCTCCGCAAGCGTGCCTGGGATGACACCCGCGCCACACTCCGCCCGGAAACCTGGACGGCCTTTCCAGAGGGAGCGATCTGCTGGGCCAGCGTGACGCCGGTCGTCCTTGACCGCTTCCCCAAAGCCAACCGGTTACTGGAGCGGGCCGCTTGGGAAGCCGAAGTCGGTCAACTGCTGTTTACCGCCTGTCGCCGTGCCGGATTGCCGGAACCGGTCGTGATTGATTTCGACCCGACGAGCTGGCATGTGGGCGCGCCGCGCGCCGTTGCCAAGGAACGTCCACTGCGCGGACAGACCTTGCCGCGCCCGGCGCAGGCCAAGTTCGGTGGCGGCTTTCCGCCCTATCTGGTCAAGGGCGCGACGGCGCCCAAGCCCCAGCTTCACGTGTTTCTGCAATTTGCCGAGCCAGTTGTCGGCCCCGTCTTGCTCGGCGCCGGACGCTTTTTTGGCTACGGGCTGTTCAAACCGCTCAAGCCTCGTCATCCACGGAGTTAG
- the cas7g gene encoding type I-G CRISPR-associated RAMP protein Csb1/Cas7g, with amino-acid sequence MTLSLEKLQQVVQNATAFRCRLELQPAGGRGTKVFPPTYEGGLYAIEERRLPNDANPVRCVLLDSVQSQANRMEDALQQAVDRNRLTLPIIEVDFTRYFPGTDLAENLRLIEPIGKVSSLQAPHRIVDAILRDSLVDENGSQKAFRSANPKHESTYGKRLREASARNATPLFELCPTALLFGMWDSTGPKGGLGAKVERALVSEIIGINAVLGAKTSSRIDPLGIQLKAGPLYKTPEDAPFGWTLTPEKAVIKTNKSKTGKEEKGPAKLGEDGRPSEANHGNVTPSISKRDRDGAYLGGGVTIEVAEQTIVLSLPALRRLRFPLNGRHDDHVDAAAQTVLAALGLCAAVLAAEAGLDLRSRCLLWPTEPLRWEILGKPGHIEADLSLSAEAAVDLFNAAVTEAKKLGLPWLDQPLRLTPSDDLVKLVVKSQHLAKSKTNEGDE; translated from the coding sequence ATGACGCTGTCACTCGAAAAACTCCAACAAGTCGTCCAAAACGCAACGGCTTTTCGCTGCCGGCTCGAACTCCAGCCGGCCGGCGGAAGGGGAACGAAAGTGTTTCCCCCAACCTACGAGGGTGGACTCTACGCCATCGAGGAACGGCGACTGCCCAACGATGCCAACCCGGTGCGGTGTGTCCTTCTGGATTCCGTCCAGTCGCAGGCCAATCGCATGGAGGATGCCCTGCAACAGGCGGTTGATCGTAATCGGCTGACACTGCCGATCATCGAAGTGGACTTTACACGCTATTTCCCGGGCACCGACTTGGCGGAAAACCTGCGTTTGATTGAGCCGATTGGCAAGGTGTCCTCGCTCCAAGCGCCGCACCGCATCGTGGATGCCATCTTGCGCGATAGCCTCGTTGACGAAAACGGAAGCCAAAAGGCGTTTCGCTCGGCCAACCCCAAGCACGAATCCACCTACGGAAAACGCCTGCGGGAAGCTTCGGCAAGGAACGCCACGCCGCTGTTTGAGCTGTGCCCGACGGCGCTGCTGTTTGGCATGTGGGATTCGACCGGCCCGAAAGGCGGGCTGGGGGCCAAGGTCGAGCGCGCTCTGGTCAGCGAAATCATCGGGATCAATGCCGTCCTGGGCGCCAAGACCAGCAGCCGGATCGATCCGCTGGGCATCCAGCTCAAGGCCGGCCCGCTGTACAAAACACCGGAGGATGCCCCGTTCGGCTGGACGCTCACCCCCGAAAAAGCCGTCATCAAAACGAACAAGTCAAAGACCGGCAAGGAAGAAAAGGGCCCGGCAAAACTCGGAGAAGACGGGCGACCGTCGGAGGCCAACCATGGCAACGTTACGCCATCCATTTCCAAGCGCGATCGGGACGGCGCTTACCTCGGTGGCGGCGTCACGATTGAGGTTGCCGAGCAGACCATTGTCTTGTCACTGCCGGCGCTGCGGCGTTTGCGTTTTCCACTCAACGGCCGGCACGACGACCACGTGGACGCCGCGGCCCAGACGGTCTTGGCTGCCCTGGGCTTATGCGCGGCAGTCCTCGCGGCCGAAGCCGGTCTTGACCTGCGTTCCCGCTGCCTGCTCTGGCCAACCGAACCGCTGCGCTGGGAAATCCTCGGCAAGCCGGGCCACATCGAGGCTGACCTGTCCCTGAGCGCCGAGGCAGCCGTTGACCTGTTCAACGCAGCCGTCACAGAGGCCAAGAAGCTTGGGCTTCCGTGGCTTGACCAACCACTCCGGCTCACCCCGTCCGACGACCTCGTGAAGCTGGTGGTCAAGAGCCAACACTTGGCGAAAAGCAAGACCAATGAAGGAGACGAATGA
- a CDS encoding SET domain-containing protein, with translation MQRHHLCEVRRSVIHGWGVFALTRIPARARIIEYKGERISREEADRRYARKLAQTTHTFLFTIDEHTLLDGGRFGNLARYINHACEPNCESVQEADGRIFIEAITDIQPGAELTMDYHLQVADGDLETWRRDYPCRCGSPRCRGTLVSATTLSAAALERP, from the coding sequence ATGCAACGTCATCACCTCTGTGAAGTGCGCCGGTCAGTCATTCATGGCTGGGGTGTCTTTGCGCTGACGCGCATTCCGGCCCGCGCGCGCATCATCGAGTACAAAGGCGAGCGGATTAGCCGGGAAGAGGCTGATCGCCGGTATGCGCGCAAGCTGGCGCAGACGACCCACACGTTCCTTTTCACGATTGACGAGCACACACTTTTGGATGGCGGGCGCTTTGGCAATCTCGCGCGCTACATCAATCACGCCTGCGAACCAAACTGTGAAAGCGTCCAGGAAGCCGATGGGCGTATCTTCATCGAAGCCATCACCGACATCCAGCCGGGCGCGGAACTGACGATGGACTACCACCTGCAAGTCGCGGACGGCGACCTGGAAACCTGGCGACGCGATTATCCCTGCCGGTGTGGGTCTCCGCGCTGTCGCGGGACGCTTGTCAGCGCGACGACACTTTCGGCCGCTGCGCTGGAACGCCCCTAG
- the dnaB gene encoding replicative DNA helicase, which yields MPARSSKNDSTGSDYPLPHDLDAERSILASILLDNGACSEALELLKPEDFFRPSHQQIFDVMRVLFEQGQPIDPTTLATGLRQRDQLDSVGGVTALSALLDGYANPANLEAYARTVKDKSMLRQALEVCRDGIDACRRGDKDAQTIIEELERRIFEVGEARIRGGFVPVADVARTQLHRVETAQENSGRLTGLATGFTDFDRLTNGLQSSDLIIVAARPSAGKTAFCLNIAQHAAVEDGKCVGIFSLEMSKESLVMRLLCAQSRVDSQRLRSGYLNRDEWKKLAEALEVMTTAQIFIDDTPGISVAEMRAKARRLKAQHKRLDLLIVDYLQLVRGRGRAENRQTEVSQISRDLKGLAKELDVPLIALSQLSRASETRADHRPLLSDLRESGSIEQDADVVAFIFREEMYNPTEDNAGRAELIVAKQRNGPTGTVDLAFIKTCTRFDNAWGESL from the coding sequence ATGCCCGCACGTTCGAGCAAGAATGACTCCACCGGTTCAGACTATCCGCTTCCACACGACCTGGATGCGGAACGCAGTATTTTGGCATCCATTCTGCTCGACAACGGGGCCTGTTCTGAGGCGCTCGAACTGCTCAAGCCAGAGGACTTCTTCCGTCCGAGTCACCAGCAGATTTTTGATGTCATGCGGGTGTTGTTCGAGCAGGGTCAGCCGATTGACCCGACCACCCTGGCGACCGGGCTGCGCCAGCGCGACCAACTCGACAGTGTCGGCGGGGTTACGGCGCTGTCGGCTCTGCTCGACGGGTACGCCAACCCGGCCAACCTCGAAGCCTATGCCAGAACGGTCAAAGACAAGTCCATGCTGCGGCAGGCGCTGGAAGTTTGCCGGGACGGCATTGACGCCTGCCGGCGCGGAGACAAAGACGCCCAGACCATCATCGAAGAACTCGAACGCCGTATCTTTGAAGTCGGAGAAGCCCGTATTCGTGGCGGCTTTGTGCCGGTTGCGGACGTCGCCCGAACCCAGCTTCACCGCGTCGAAACCGCTCAGGAAAACAGTGGACGGCTGACGGGACTGGCAACCGGCTTCACCGACTTCGACCGGTTGACCAATGGCTTGCAGTCGTCCGACCTCATCATCGTTGCGGCGCGGCCGTCGGCCGGCAAGACGGCCTTTTGTCTCAACATTGCCCAACATGCTGCCGTTGAGGATGGCAAGTGCGTTGGCATTTTTTCGCTCGAAATGTCAAAGGAATCGTTGGTCATGCGTCTGCTCTGCGCCCAGAGCCGCGTGGATTCACAACGCCTGCGCAGTGGCTACCTCAACCGTGATGAATGGAAAAAGCTCGCCGAAGCCCTCGAAGTCATGACCACCGCGCAGATTTTCATTGACGACACGCCTGGCATCTCCGTGGCGGAAATGCGCGCCAAGGCCCGGCGGCTCAAAGCCCAACACAAGCGGTTAGACCTGCTGATTGTGGACTATCTCCAGCTCGTCCGTGGTCGCGGACGCGCCGAGAATCGGCAGACGGAGGTTTCACAAATTTCGCGCGACCTCAAGGGCCTCGCCAAAGAGCTTGATGTGCCGCTGATCGCGCTCTCACAACTGAGCCGCGCCTCTGAAACACGCGCCGACCATCGCCCGCTCCTGTCCGACTTGCGCGAAAGCGGCAGCATCGAGCAAGACGCCGACGTGGTTGCCTTCATTTTCCGCGAAGAAATGTACAACCCGACCGAAGACAATGCCGGGCGGGCGGAACTCATCGTTGCCAAGCAGCGCAATGGTCCGACCGGAACCGTTGACTTGGCATTCATCAAGACCTGCACGCGCTTTGACAATGCTTGGGGAGAAAGTCTATGA